The Pungitius pungitius chromosome 14, fPunPun2.1, whole genome shotgun sequence genome contains the following window.
atgaacatctatctatctatctatctatatctatctatatagatatagatatagataaatgcacacgtgttatctatctatcgattattatctatctgatggatacaactctgtgtatccggaacatatatatgtacataacatccgactatttttataataaatgataacaccaaatatgaaatgataatcgtgtccataaatattcaaaataataattactgaactataaaagagagcaaagagaacaaaaactttgtttcatgaGCACAAAACTCGCAAACGAGTTTTCCTGGACGAAGGGCTCGCGGACATGACGAGGCGGCGCGTGGACCTTCTAGAACATTGTCGGAGCCGCAGCGGCGCGAAAAATCCACTGCTGTCCATCCTGAACCGAGAAAGGTAGGTCACTTTGGTCCCTTAAAGATTCGATAAAAACGAGAGGCAAAAAAGCCGTGCTCTTTGAACCCCCTGCTTTGTATAACGTCAAActtggtcaaataaatcaaaataatattaaaatgatattaattgAGAGGCTCGTGTAAAGACGTAACAGGTAGTTTAAATTTGAGAAGGCTGAAATGTTCGCCTTCAAGGGCTAGCATAAAACAGCACTCAGTTAATAGTAGGTAGCCTGTCTACATTCgataaatacatacacctgtttaaaaatgaatgaagacagaaaatctgcaaatgtccatttagaaaagacttgctgtgactttgactatttgtctttattcatttcagaatggcGTTAAGAAAAGTTCTTTCGTCGAAGCCCCAAACCCCTTACTTTAAGCCCCCGGCAATACACATTTGTGTGGTTGCACTGAAGGACCAGCATAGGGTCACGAGGTGGGACTTCCAGGACGGCAGAGCGGTGGCGGCCGTCACAAAAGCTAATGCCGTCATGGCCATCAGCGACGGGCACTCCGTGGCCAAAGTGACCCTGTATGAAGACCTGAAGGCCCAAGTTCAAGAGGGTGCTTCCTACGTGGTTCGTGGCTATAACCTGAGGGGCAATTCCCCTCCATATGCCTTTAATGTCTCAAGGGAGACAGAATTCTTTCGAAGCAGCGCCCTCGTCATCGACGAGAAATTACAAAACGAGGCCTTGAGGCTGATCaatcctcgctcgcccctgacccccctcagcacctgcagggaatctgctggtctggtcacggtggaaggggaggtggtCGAGGTAAGTAACTTTCCGTTTAACGGGACTGCGATATATATAGCCAatgtaggttgttgctgtaaaatTAAGAGTGTAAGTCCGCCGGACTGCAGCTATGAGAACATTAACACCCAAATCCACTGTGTTCAGgtgtctgagctgaaggaggtggtggtggcgagGGACCGCGTGCCACTGCAAAACATCACGTTGAAGCAGGtgggctttttaatgaatgcctataggtcactttgcatattgtcagcacagtaatacactatgtcattcacagggggaaacaaaggtGCCCGTGTCCCTCTGGAGGGAAACCGCCCTCCACTGCTGTGAGATCGGGAACGTCCTGAGAGTGTCCCACCTGAGAGGGTCGGAGTCCAATTATGGATTCCGGCTCCAAACAACGGTGGAGTCAGCAATTGAGGTATGCCTActaggctttttttctgctttttcttcatgtgttagtTACCTTGTTACGGttatcctcatcatcacaataaatatgataatgCATCAATTCAACAATGTATTTACGAAGCATGAAGCTGCATCAGATATTTTGTTGCGTATGCTATCAGTTTAATAGAACGTTTGTATGCTTGTGACCAAATACCTGCATGTCTTTCGCCAGGCGGTCAGTTCCAcggcagcggaggaggttgGAGTTTACGGGGCAACACCGGCACGCGGGGCTCCCGGAAGCCTAAAAGTGCTCCTGGAGGACGACAGGACGCTGTTCATCGAGGAGAGCAAGTGGCTGCCAATAGCTGCCATAATGGAAGCGCCACCCTTACCGGTCAAAATAACCGTTAAAGGCAACACCattgtcgccattgaagccatgcgg
Protein-coding sequences here:
- the LOC134104152 gene encoding uncharacterized protein LOC134104152 isoform X1, whose amino-acid sequence is MTRRRVDLLEHCRSRSGAKNPLLSILNRERMALRKVLSSKPQTPYFKPPAIHICVVALKDQHRVTRWDFQDGRAVAAVTKANAVMAISDGHSVAKVTLYEDLKAQVQEGASYVVRGYNLRGNSPPYAFNVSRETEFFRSSALVIDEKLQNEALRLINPRSPLTPLSTCRESAGLVTVEGEVVEVSNFPFNGTAIYIANVGCCCKIKSVSPPDCSYENINTQIHCVQVSELKEVVVARDRVPLQNITLKQGETKVPVSLWRETALHCCEIGNVLRVSHLRGSESNYGFRLQTTVESAIEAVSSTAAEEVGVYGATPARGAPGSLKVLLEDDRTLFIEESKWLPIAAIMEAPPLPVKITVKGNTIVAIEAMRKEE
- the LOC134104152 gene encoding uncharacterized protein LOC134104152 isoform X2, with amino-acid sequence MTRRRVDLLEHCRSRSGAKNPLLSILNRERMALRKVLSSKPQTPYFKPPAIHICVVALKDQHRVTRWDFQDGRAVAAVTKANAVMAISDGHSVAKVTLYEDLKAQVQEGASYVVRGYNLRGNSPPYAFNVSRETEFFRSSALVIDEKLQNEALRLINPRSPLTPLSTCRESAGLVTVEGEVVEVSELKEVVVARDRVPLQNITLKQGETKVPVSLWRETALHCCEIGNVLRVSHLRGSESNYGFRLQTTVESAIEAVSSTAAEEVGVYGATPARGAPGSLKVLLEDDRTLFIEESKWLPIAAIMEAPPLPVKITVKGNTIVAIEAMRKEE